The following proteins are co-located in the Shouchella hunanensis genome:
- the rpoB gene encoding DNA-directed RNA polymerase subunit beta, which yields MTGQLIQYGRHRQRRSYARINEVLDLPNLIEIQTASYQWFLDEGLREMFQDISPIQDFTGNLVLEFIDYSLGEPKYPVDESKERDVTYAAPLRVKVRLINKETGEVKEQEVFMGDFPLMTETGTFVINGAERVIVSQLVRSPSVYYSQKLDKNGKKGFTATVIPNRGAWLELETDAKDIVYVRIDRTRKIPVSVLLRALGFGSDQEIIDLLGENEYLRATLEKDNTDSTDKALLEIYERLRPGEPPTVENAKSLLESRFFDPKRYDLANVGRYKINKKLHIKNRLFNQRLAEKLVDPETGEVLAEEGTLLDRRTLDKLIPHLEKNVGFRTARTSGGVLEESDVDIQSIRIQAADDLDEERTISVIGNGMVDRDVKHIAPSDIIASISYFFNLLHGVGDTDDIDHLGNRRLRSVGELLQNQFRIGLSRMERVVRERMSIQDPNVITPQALINIRPVIASIKEFFGSSQLSQFMDQTNPLAELTHKRRLSALGPGGLTRERAGMEVRDVHYSHYGRMCPIETPEGPNIGLINSLSSYAKVNEFGFMETPYRRVDPETGKVTARIDYLTADEEDNYVVAQANAKLNDDGSFMDENIIARFRGENTVVPFERIDYMDVSPKQVVSAATSCIPFLENDDSNRALMGANMQRQAVPLLVPEAPLVGTGMEHMSAKDSGAAVVSKYPGEVERVTAKEIWVRRIEEVDGKQVKGDLDKYRLQKFIRSNQGTSYNQRPIVREGDVVEKREILADGPSMEQGEMALGRNVLVGFMTWEGYNYEDAIILSERLVKDDVYTSIHIEEYESDARDTKLGPEEITRDIPNVGEDALRNLDERGIIRTGAEVKDGDILVGKVTPKGVTELTAEERLLHAIFGEKAREVRDTSLRAPHGGDGIVLDVKIFNREDGDELPPGVNQLVRVYIVQKRKINQGDKMAGRHGNKGVISRILPEEDMPYLPDGTPIDIMLNPLGVPSRMNIGQVLELHLGMAARKLGIHVASPVFDGAREEDVWGTLDEAGMARDGKTILYDGRTGEPFDNRVSVGIMYMIKLAHMVDDKLHARSTGPYSLVTQQPLGGKAQFGGQRFGEMEVWALEAYGAAYTLQEILTVKSDDVVGRVKTYEAIVKGENVPEPGVPESFKVLIKELQSLGMDVKMLSSNEEEIEMRELDDEDEQTSEKLNLQLETNESQA from the coding sequence TTGACAGGTCAACTAATTCAGTATGGACGTCACCGCCAGCGAAGAAGCTATGCGCGAATTAATGAAGTGCTGGATCTGCCAAACTTAATTGAAATTCAAACAGCTTCTTATCAATGGTTTCTTGATGAGGGTTTAAGAGAAATGTTTCAGGATATTTCTCCAATCCAAGACTTTACAGGTAATCTAGTCTTGGAATTTATTGACTACAGCTTGGGCGAACCAAAATATCCAGTTGATGAGTCAAAAGAACGTGATGTAACGTATGCTGCTCCACTTAGAGTAAAAGTACGTTTAATCAACAAAGAAACAGGTGAAGTAAAAGAGCAAGAAGTGTTCATGGGAGATTTCCCTCTTATGACAGAGACAGGTACGTTTGTCATTAATGGTGCTGAACGTGTTATTGTATCTCAGCTTGTTCGTTCACCGAGTGTGTACTACAGCCAAAAACTTGATAAAAACGGTAAAAAAGGGTTTACAGCTACCGTTATTCCGAATCGCGGAGCGTGGCTTGAGCTTGAAACAGATGCAAAAGACATCGTTTATGTTCGTATTGACCGTACAAGAAAGATTCCTGTGTCGGTATTACTGCGTGCGCTAGGTTTTGGTTCTGATCAAGAAATCATTGACCTTTTAGGTGAAAATGAGTACTTGCGTGCGACCCTTGAAAAAGATAATACAGATTCAACGGATAAAGCGCTACTAGAAATCTACGAGCGCCTGCGTCCAGGAGAACCGCCAACAGTTGAAAATGCAAAGAGCTTATTGGAATCTCGTTTCTTTGATCCAAAGCGCTATGACTTAGCAAATGTTGGACGTTACAAGATCAATAAAAAGCTTCATATAAAGAATCGCCTCTTCAATCAACGTTTAGCGGAAAAGCTTGTTGATCCTGAAACAGGGGAAGTGCTTGCTGAAGAAGGTACATTGCTGGACCGTCGTACATTGGATAAGCTTATCCCTCATTTAGAGAAAAATGTTGGTTTCCGTACAGCTCGTACGTCTGGTGGCGTATTAGAAGAGTCTGATGTAGACATTCAGTCTATCCGCATTCAAGCAGCTGATGATCTTGATGAAGAAAGAACCATTTCCGTTATCGGTAATGGCATGGTTGATCGTGATGTGAAGCACATTGCTCCATCCGACATCATTGCTTCTATCAGCTACTTCTTTAACTTGTTACACGGTGTAGGCGACACGGATGATATTGATCACCTTGGTAACCGTCGTTTGCGTTCTGTAGGGGAACTTCTACAAAATCAGTTCCGTATTGGTCTTTCTCGTATGGAGCGTGTGGTACGTGAACGGATGTCAATTCAAGACCCGAATGTCATCACGCCACAGGCTCTCATTAACATTCGTCCTGTTATTGCATCGATTAAAGAGTTCTTTGGTAGCTCTCAGCTTTCCCAGTTTATGGACCAAACAAATCCTCTTGCCGAGTTAACGCATAAGCGTCGTCTCTCTGCACTTGGACCAGGTGGTTTAACGCGTGAACGTGCTGGCATGGAAGTGCGAGATGTTCATTACTCTCACTATGGTCGTATGTGTCCGATTGAAACGCCAGAGGGTCCGAACATTGGCTTAATTAACTCCCTTTCTTCTTATGCAAAAGTAAATGAGTTTGGTTTCATGGAAACACCGTATCGTCGTGTGGATCCTGAGACTGGTAAAGTAACAGCTCGTATTGATTACTTAACAGCAGATGAAGAAGATAATTATGTAGTCGCTCAAGCGAATGCGAAGTTAAATGATGATGGTTCATTTATGGATGAAAACATTATCGCTCGTTTCCGTGGTGAAAACACCGTTGTTCCTTTTGAAAGAATTGACTATATGGATGTATCGCCGAAACAAGTTGTATCTGCGGCAACCTCATGTATTCCTTTCTTAGAGAATGATGACTCCAACCGTGCACTTATGGGAGCGAACATGCAGCGTCAAGCTGTTCCGTTGCTTGTACCTGAAGCACCACTTGTTGGTACAGGAATGGAGCATATGTCTGCGAAAGATTCTGGTGCCGCCGTTGTATCGAAATACCCTGGTGAAGTAGAGCGCGTTACGGCAAAAGAAATCTGGGTGCGCCGTATTGAAGAAGTAGATGGTAAACAAGTAAAAGGGGATCTTGATAAATATCGCCTGCAAAAGTTTATCCGCTCTAACCAAGGAACAAGCTACAACCAGCGCCCAATCGTTCGTGAAGGTGACGTTGTTGAAAAGCGTGAAATTCTTGCAGATGGTCCTTCTATGGAACAAGGCGAAATGGCTCTTGGTCGTAACGTACTTGTTGGCTTTATGACATGGGAAGGTTACAACTACGAGGATGCGATTATTTTAAGTGAGCGCCTTGTGAAAGACGATGTATATACATCTATTCATATTGAGGAATATGAAAGTGATGCGCGTGATACGAAGCTTGGACCTGAAGAAATTACAAGGGATATTCCAAACGTCGGTGAAGATGCGCTTCGTAACCTTGATGAGCGTGGCATTATCCGTACTGGTGCAGAAGTGAAGGATGGCGACATTCTTGTTGGGAAGGTGACACCAAAAGGGGTTACAGAACTAACAGCTGAAGAGCGTCTTTTACATGCAATCTTTGGTGAAAAAGCTCGTGAAGTTCGTGACACTTCTTTACGTGCACCGCACGGCGGAGACGGTATCGTGTTAGATGTAAAAATCTTTAATCGTGAAGATGGCGACGAGTTACCTCCTGGTGTGAATCAGCTTGTACGCGTCTATATTGTACAGAAGCGTAAGATTAACCAAGGTGACAAGATGGCCGGCCGTCACGGTAACAAAGGGGTAATCTCACGTATTCTTCCAGAAGAAGATATGCCGTATCTTCCAGATGGAACGCCGATCGATATCATGTTAAACCCATTAGGGGTACCATCACGAATGAACATCGGACAAGTGCTTGAGCTTCATTTAGGAATGGCGGCTCGAAAACTTGGTATTCACGTTGCATCACCAGTATTTGATGGCGCTCGTGAAGAAGATGTTTGGGGAACGCTTGACGAAGCGGGCATGGCTCGTGACGGTAAAACAATCCTTTATGATGGACGCACAGGTGAGCCGTTTGACAACCGTGTTTCTGTAGGAATCATGTACATGATTAAACTTGCGCACATGGTTGATGATAAGCTTCACGCACGTTCAACAGGTCCTTACTCTCTTGTTACGCAGCAGCCGCTTGGTGGTAAAGCTCAGTTTGGTGGACAGCGTTTTGGAGAGATGGAAGTATGGGCACTTGAAGCCTACGGTGCTGCGTACACGCTACAAGAGATCTTAACGGTGAAATCAGATGATGTTGTAGGTCGTGTGAAAACGTATGAAGCAATCGTTAAAGGTGAAAATGTCCCTGAACCTGGTGTTCCTGAATCGTTCAAAGTATTAATCAAAGAGCTTCAGTCCCTTGGTATGGACGTTAAGATGCTTTCAAGTAATGAAGAGGAAATTGAGATGAGAGAATTAGACGATGAAGATGAACAAACATCTGAAAAGCTAAATCTCCAATTAGAAACAAACGAATCACAAGCTTAA
- the rpsG gene encoding 30S ribosomal protein S7, translating into MPRKGPVPRRDVLPDPMYNSKLVTRLINRIMVDGKRGTAQTILYNAFDLVKERSGNDAMEVFDQALKNIMPVLEVRARRVGGSNYQVPVEVRPDRRTTLGLRWLVNYSRLRGEKTMEERLANEILDAANNTGSAVKKREDMHKMAEANKAFAHYRW; encoded by the coding sequence ATGCCTCGTAAAGGTCCAGTACCACGTCGTGATGTATTGCCTGATCCAATGTATAATTCTAAGCTTGTAACCCGCCTCATCAACCGCATCATGGTTGACGGGAAGCGCGGAACTGCTCAAACGATTTTATATAATGCTTTCGATCTTGTAAAAGAGCGTAGCGGAAACGATGCAATGGAAGTTTTCGATCAAGCATTGAAAAATATTATGCCAGTTCTTGAAGTTAGAGCTCGCCGTGTTGGTGGTTCAAACTATCAAGTACCAGTAGAAGTAAGACCTGATCGTCGTACGACTTTAGGTTTACGTTGGTTAGTAAACTATTCACGTCTTCGTGGCGAAAAGACAATGGAAGAGCGTCTTGCTAACGAAATTCTTGATGCAGCAAACAACACTGGTTCTGCAGTTAAGAAACGTGAAGATATGCATAAAATGGCAGAAGCAAACAAAGCATTTGCTCACTACCGCTGGTAG
- the fusA gene encoding elongation factor G, which yields MAREFSLKDTRNIGIMAHIDAGKTTATERILYYTGRVHKIGETHEGASQMDWMAQEQERGITITSAATTAQWKDHRINIIDTPGHVDFTVEVERSLRVLDGAVAVLDAQSGVEPQTETVWRQATTYGVPRIVFVNKMDKTGADFMYSVGTLRDRLQANAHPIQLPIGAEDEFSGFIDLIEMKAHISKDDLGQEWEVTDIPSEYEEQATKMRESLVEAVAELDEELMMKYLEGEEPTNEELVAAIRQGTCNVDFYPVICGSAFKNKGVQALLDAVLAYLPSPLDVAAIRGHIPDSEEEVTREPGDDQPFAALAFKVMTDPFVGKLTFFRVYSGTLNSGSYVRNATKDKRERVGRILQMHANSREEISTVYSGDIAAAVGLKDTTTGDTLCDEKNLVILESMQFPEPVIHLSVEPKSKADQDKMGIALAKLAEEDPTFKTHTDEETGQTIIGGMGELHLDIIVDRMKREFKVEANVGAPQVSYRETIRQTAQVEGKFVRQSGGRGQFGHVWVEFSPNEEGAGFEFENAIVGGAVPREYIGSVQQGIEEALDNGMVAGFPVIDIKAKLYDGSYHDVDSSEMAFKIAASMALKNAKSKCAPVLLEPLMKVEVVIPEEYMGDIMGDITARRGRVEGMEARGNSQTVKAFVPLAEMFGYATSLRSRTQGRGTYSMFFDHYEEVPKSVSEEIIKKQTGA from the coding sequence ATGGCAAGAGAATTCTCCTTAAAAGATACGCGTAATATCGGCATCATGGCTCACATCGATGCCGGTAAAACGACGGCAACTGAACGTATTCTTTACTATACAGGTCGTGTACACAAAATTGGTGAAACACACGAAGGTGCTTCTCAAATGGACTGGATGGCGCAAGAGCAAGAGCGTGGTATTACAATCACGTCTGCTGCGACGACAGCTCAATGGAAAGACCACCGTATCAATATCATTGATACACCTGGACACGTAGATTTTACAGTAGAAGTTGAACGTTCATTACGTGTACTTGATGGGGCAGTTGCGGTATTAGATGCACAATCAGGTGTTGAACCGCAAACAGAAACTGTTTGGCGTCAAGCAACAACGTATGGTGTACCACGTATCGTATTCGTTAACAAAATGGATAAGACTGGTGCAGATTTCATGTATTCTGTTGGAACATTACGTGATCGTTTACAAGCGAACGCTCACCCAATTCAACTTCCAATCGGTGCTGAAGATGAGTTCTCGGGTTTCATTGACTTAATTGAAATGAAAGCTCACATCTCAAAAGATGACCTTGGACAAGAATGGGAAGTAACAGATATTCCTTCTGAATATGAAGAGCAAGCAACAAAAATGCGCGAATCACTAGTTGAAGCAGTTGCTGAGCTAGATGAAGAGCTTATGATGAAGTATCTTGAAGGTGAAGAGCCAACAAACGAAGAGCTTGTTGCTGCTATCCGCCAAGGTACTTGTAATGTTGACTTCTACCCTGTTATTTGTGGTTCTGCTTTCAAAAACAAAGGGGTTCAAGCTCTTCTTGATGCAGTACTTGCTTACTTGCCATCACCTCTTGATGTTGCTGCTATTCGTGGTCACATTCCTGACAGCGAAGAAGAAGTAACGCGCGAGCCTGGTGATGATCAACCGTTTGCTGCACTTGCATTTAAAGTAATGACGGATCCTTTCGTAGGGAAACTTACATTCTTCCGTGTTTACTCTGGTACACTTAACTCTGGTTCTTACGTTCGTAATGCGACGAAAGATAAGCGTGAACGTGTAGGTCGTATTCTTCAAATGCATGCAAACTCACGTGAGGAAATCTCAACGGTTTACTCTGGTGATATTGCTGCTGCAGTTGGTTTAAAGGATACAACTACTGGGGATACTTTATGTGATGAAAAGAACCTTGTAATCTTAGAGTCCATGCAGTTCCCTGAACCAGTTATTCACTTATCTGTAGAGCCTAAGTCAAAAGCAGACCAAGATAAAATGGGTATTGCGCTTGCGAAGCTTGCAGAAGAGGATCCGACATTCAAAACGCATACTGATGAAGAAACGGGTCAAACCATTATCGGTGGTATGGGTGAGCTTCACCTAGATATCATCGTTGATCGTATGAAGCGTGAATTCAAAGTAGAAGCAAACGTTGGTGCACCTCAAGTTTCATACCGTGAAACAATTCGTCAAACTGCACAAGTCGAAGGTAAATTCGTACGTCAGTCTGGTGGACGCGGTCAGTTCGGACACGTTTGGGTTGAGTTCTCTCCTAACGAAGAAGGCGCTGGCTTTGAATTCGAAAATGCGATTGTTGGTGGAGCAGTTCCTCGTGAATACATTGGTTCCGTTCAACAAGGTATTGAAGAAGCACTTGATAACGGTATGGTTGCTGGATTCCCAGTAATTGATATTAAAGCGAAACTGTATGATGGTTCTTACCACGATGTCGATTCATCTGAGATGGCCTTTAAGATTGCCGCTTCAATGGCACTTAAAAATGCTAAATCAAAATGTGCTCCGGTACTGCTTGAGCCTTTAATGAAGGTTGAAGTTGTTATTCCTGAAGAGTACATGGGTGACATTATGGGTGACATTACAGCTCGTCGTGGACGCGTTGAAGGAATGGAAGCTCGTGGTAACTCACAAACGGTTAAAGCGTTTGTTCCACTTGCTGAAATGTTTGGTTATGCAACTAGCCTTCGTTCTCGTACACAAGGTCGTGGAACGTATTCAATGTTCTTTGATCACTATGAAGAAGTACCTAAGAGTGTTTCTGAAGAGATCATCAAAAAACAAACTGGAGCTTAA
- the rpsL gene encoding 30S ribosomal protein S12, whose translation MPTINQLIRKGRVDKVKKSDSPALNKGYNSFKKAQTNVSSPQKRGVCTRVGTMTPKKPNSALRKYARVRLTNSIEVTAYIPGIGHNLQEHSVVLIRGGRVKDLPGVRYHIVRGALDTAGVQNRMQGRSKYGTKKPKEKK comes from the coding sequence ATGCCTACTATTAATCAGTTAATTCGCAAAGGTCGCGTAGACAAAGTGAAAAAGTCTGACTCTCCTGCACTTAACAAAGGATACAACAGCTTCAAAAAAGCTCAAACAAATGTATCTTCTCCACAAAAACGTGGTGTTTGCACGCGTGTTGGTACAATGACACCGAAGAAACCGAACTCGGCTCTTCGTAAATATGCTCGTGTACGTTTGACGAACTCAATTGAGGTTACTGCATACATCCCAGGAATTGGACACAACTTGCAAGAGCACAGTGTTGTACTTATCCGTGGAGGTCGTGTAAAAGACTTACCAGGAGTACGTTACCACATCGTTCGTGGTGCACTTGATACTGCAGGTGTTCAAAACCGTATGCAAGGTCGTTCTAAATATGGAACAAAGAAGCCAAAAGAGAAAAAGTAA
- the rpoC gene encoding DNA-directed RNA polymerase subunit beta', producing MIDVNNFEYMKIGLASPNKIRSWSRGEVKKPETINYRTLKPEKDGLFCERIFGPQKDWECHCGKYKRVRYKGVVCDRCGVEVTRAKVRRERMGHIELAAPVSHIWYFKGIPSRMGLVLDMSPRSLEEVIYFASYVVTDPGDTPLEKKQLLSEKEYRAYYDKYGRTFTASMGAEAIRKLLADIDLPKEVNALKEELETAQGQRRTRAIKRLEVLEAFRNSGNEPSWMVLDVLPVIPPELRPMVQLDGGRFATSDLNDLYRRVINRNNRLKRLLDLGAPNIIVQNEKRMLQEAVDALIDNGRRGRPVTGPGNRPLKSLSHMLKGKQGRFRQNLLGKRVDYSGRSVIVVGPNLKMYQCGLPKEMALELFKPFVMKELVSKGLAHNIKSAKRKVERVQPEVWDVLEEVIREHPVLLNRAPTLHRLGIQAFEPILVEGRAIKLHPLVCTAYNADFDGDQMAVHVPLSAEAQAEARILMLAAQNILNPKDGKPVVTPSQDMVLGNYYLTMENAEARGEGAVFKDTNEAIIAYQNGYVHLHTRVAVPVSSLNKPTFKEEQQDLLLLTTVGKLLFNEIMPDSFPYINEPTNTNLEVETPEKYLVSSDTNIKEEFKNRPIVAPFKKGFLGNVISEVFKKFKITETSKMLDRMKDLGFTYSTKAGITVGVSDIVVLSEKKEILEEADTKVERITKQFRRGLITEEERYDRVISIWSEAKDVIQSKLMGTLDERNPIFMMSDSGARGNASNFTQLAGMRGLMANPSGRIIELPIKSSFREGLTVLEYFISTHGARKGLADTALKTADSGYLTRRLVDVAQDVIVRENDCGTDRGLEVAAIKEGTETIENLYDRLVGRVAFKSVRHPETEEVLIRRGELMTEDISKQIVDAGVEAVTIRSVFTCNTRHGVCKACYGRNLATGSDVEVGEAVGIIAAQSIGEPGTQLTMRTFHTGGVAGDDITQGLPRIQELFEARNPKGQATITEIDGDVIDVKDGDKREVTIQNALETKNYAIPYGSRLKVVPGDKVVAGQTLTEGSIDPKELLKVTGMGGVQEYLLREVQKVYRLQGVEIGDKHVEVMVRQMLRKIRVVDAGDTGVLPGSLIEIQKFNDANSKVLVSNDRPATGRPVLLGITKASLETDSFLSAASFQETTRVLTDAAIKGKRDELLGLKENVIIGKLVPAGTGLNRYKNLGIHSAHDEKAEKTEEVVAEEVLVQE from the coding sequence TTGATCGATGTAAATAACTTTGAATACATGAAAATTGGTTTGGCATCGCCAAATAAGATTCGTTCTTGGTCTCGTGGTGAAGTAAAAAAACCTGAGACAATTAACTACCGTACATTAAAGCCCGAAAAAGACGGTCTTTTTTGTGAGCGTATCTTTGGACCGCAAAAAGACTGGGAATGTCATTGTGGAAAATATAAACGCGTTCGTTATAAAGGTGTCGTTTGTGACCGTTGTGGTGTTGAAGTTACACGGGCCAAAGTACGCCGTGAGCGCATGGGGCATATCGAATTAGCTGCTCCTGTATCCCACATTTGGTATTTCAAAGGGATCCCAAGTCGAATGGGGCTTGTTTTAGACATGTCTCCTCGTTCTCTAGAGGAAGTCATTTATTTCGCATCGTACGTGGTAACAGATCCAGGTGATACACCACTTGAGAAGAAGCAACTCCTTTCGGAAAAGGAATACCGCGCTTATTATGATAAATACGGTCGCACGTTCACGGCGTCAATGGGCGCAGAAGCGATTCGTAAACTTTTAGCTGATATTGATTTACCTAAAGAAGTAAATGCGTTAAAAGAAGAATTAGAAACAGCACAAGGTCAAAGACGTACACGTGCGATTAAACGTTTGGAAGTACTGGAAGCATTCCGTAACTCAGGGAACGAGCCATCTTGGATGGTGCTTGATGTTCTTCCTGTTATCCCACCAGAACTACGTCCGATGGTTCAATTAGACGGTGGGCGTTTTGCGACTTCTGATCTAAACGATCTTTATCGTCGGGTTATTAACCGGAATAACCGTTTAAAACGTCTATTAGATCTAGGTGCACCAAATATTATCGTACAAAATGAGAAGCGTATGCTTCAAGAAGCCGTAGATGCGCTGATTGATAATGGTCGTCGTGGCCGTCCTGTTACAGGTCCTGGTAACCGTCCATTAAAATCACTATCTCATATGCTGAAAGGGAAACAAGGTCGTTTCCGTCAAAACTTATTAGGTAAACGTGTTGACTACTCTGGTCGTTCGGTTATCGTTGTTGGTCCGAACTTAAAGATGTATCAGTGTGGTTTACCGAAAGAAATGGCGCTTGAACTGTTTAAGCCATTTGTTATGAAAGAGCTTGTTTCAAAAGGGTTAGCTCATAACATTAAGAGTGCGAAGAGAAAAGTCGAACGTGTTCAGCCAGAAGTCTGGGATGTACTAGAAGAGGTTATTCGTGAACATCCGGTACTGCTAAACCGTGCACCGACACTTCACCGTTTAGGAATTCAAGCTTTCGAACCAATTTTAGTTGAAGGCCGCGCAATTAAGCTTCACCCTCTTGTATGTACAGCTTATAATGCTGACTTTGATGGTGACCAAATGGCGGTACACGTACCACTTTCTGCTGAAGCACAAGCGGAAGCGCGTATTTTAATGTTAGCTGCGCAAAACATCTTGAATCCTAAGGATGGTAAGCCAGTCGTAACACCTTCACAGGATATGGTCCTTGGTAACTACTATTTAACAATGGAGAATGCAGAGGCTCGTGGAGAAGGTGCAGTATTTAAAGATACGAACGAAGCGATTATTGCGTATCAAAACGGCTACGTCCACCTTCATACAAGGGTTGCTGTTCCTGTTTCATCCCTTAATAAGCCTACTTTTAAAGAAGAGCAGCAAGACTTGCTTTTACTTACAACTGTAGGGAAGTTACTTTTCAATGAAATTATGCCGGATTCATTCCCTTATATAAATGAGCCGACAAACACAAACCTTGAAGTAGAAACGCCAGAGAAATATCTCGTTTCAAGTGATACAAACATTAAGGAAGAATTTAAGAATCGCCCTATCGTTGCGCCGTTCAAAAAAGGATTCCTTGGTAATGTTATTTCTGAAGTCTTCAAGAAGTTCAAGATTACAGAAACGTCTAAAATGCTTGACCGAATGAAAGACCTTGGTTTCACGTATTCGACAAAAGCGGGTATTACCGTTGGTGTATCTGATATCGTCGTACTATCTGAGAAAAAGGAAATTCTCGAAGAAGCTGATACGAAAGTTGAACGTATTACGAAGCAGTTCCGTCGTGGTTTGATTACAGAAGAAGAGCGTTATGATCGTGTTATCTCTATCTGGAGTGAAGCGAAAGACGTTATTCAAAGTAAGTTGATGGGTACCCTTGATGAACGTAACCCAATCTTTATGATGAGTGACTCTGGAGCCCGTGGTAACGCATCAAACTTTACGCAACTTGCTGGTATGCGTGGACTAATGGCGAATCCATCTGGTCGAATTATTGAATTACCGATCAAATCAAGTTTCCGTGAAGGGTTAACGGTACTAGAGTACTTTATCTCTACACACGGAGCTCGTAAAGGTCTTGCCGATACCGCACTTAAAACGGCTGACTCAGGTTATCTAACACGTCGACTTGTTGACGTTGCCCAAGACGTTATCGTTCGTGAAAATGACTGTGGCACAGATCGCGGTCTTGAAGTAGCGGCGATTAAAGAAGGCACTGAAACAATTGAGAATCTATACGATCGTCTTGTTGGCCGTGTGGCGTTTAAATCGGTTCGTCATCCAGAAACGGAAGAAGTGCTTATTCGTCGCGGTGAATTAATGACTGAAGACATTTCGAAACAGATTGTAGATGCTGGTGTTGAAGCAGTAACGATTCGTTCTGTCTTTACATGTAATACCCGTCATGGTGTATGTAAAGCTTGTTATGGCCGTAACCTTGCAACAGGTAGCGATGTTGAAGTTGGAGAAGCAGTTGGTATTATCGCTGCCCAATCGATCGGTGAGCCAGGAACACAGCTTACGATGCGTACATTCCACACAGGTGGTGTAGCAGGAGACGATATTACACAAGGTCTACCGCGTATTCAGGAGTTGTTTGAAGCCCGTAATCCTAAAGGTCAAGCAACAATTACTGAAATTGATGGCGATGTAATCGACGTTAAAGACGGTGATAAGCGAGAGGTAACCATTCAAAACGCACTTGAAACGAAAAATTATGCAATCCCTTATGGTTCTCGTCTGAAAGTGGTTCCTGGTGATAAAGTTGTTGCTGGTCAAACACTAACAGAAGGTTCAATTGATCCGAAAGAATTGCTTAAAGTTACTGGTATGGGTGGCGTTCAAGAGTATCTCTTACGTGAAGTTCAAAAAGTATACCGCCTTCAAGGGGTAGAAATTGGCGATAAGCACGTTGAGGTTATGGTTCGCCAGATGCTTCGTAAAATCCGTGTAGTTGATGCAGGGGATACAGGCGTCTTACCAGGTTCACTCATTGAGATTCAGAAGTTTAACGATGCAAATAGCAAAGTTCTTGTAAGCAATGATCGACCAGCAACAGGTCGTCCAGTCTTACTAGGAATTACAAAAGCATCACTTGAAACAGATTCCTTCTTATCTGCAGCGTCATTCCAAGAAACAACTCGTGTCTTAACAGATGCAGCTATTAAAGGAAAACGTGATGAACTTCTTGGACTTAAAGAGAATGTTATCATTGGTAAGTTAGTACCAGCAGGAACGGGATTGAATCGTTATAAGAATCTCGGTATCCATTCTGCCCATGATGAAAAAGCAGAAAAAACCGAAGAAGTTGTAGCAGAGGAAGTACTCGTTCAAGAATAA
- a CDS encoding 50S ribosomal protein L7ae-like protein has product MSYEKVEQAKDPVIGRKQTLKALHARIVKELYVANDADQRITQEVVNAAIDTDVAVVYVDSMKLLGKACGIEVGAATVALRK; this is encoded by the coding sequence ATGTCTTATGAAAAAGTAGAACAGGCAAAAGATCCGGTAATCGGAAGAAAACAGACACTAAAAGCACTGCATGCTCGTATAGTCAAAGAGCTGTACGTGGCAAACGACGCTGATCAGCGGATAACGCAAGAGGTTGTCAATGCTGCTATAGATACAGATGTTGCGGTTGTGTATGTCGATTCAATGAAGTTGCTTGGAAAAGCGTGTGGAATTGAAGTCGGTGCAGCCACTGTAGCGTTAAGGAAATAG